The following proteins come from a genomic window of Salvia hispanica cultivar TCC Black 2014 chromosome 4, UniMelb_Shisp_WGS_1.0, whole genome shotgun sequence:
- the LOC125185423 gene encoding probable protein phosphatase 2C 34, which translates to MGHFSSMFNGLARSISSIKKTKNLEDNGDGKEAVKAMAKDAKKNELILRSSGVVNVEGSNNLASVYSKRGEKGVNQDCCIVWEEFGCQEDMIFCGIFDGHGQWGHFVAKNVRDSMPSSLLCNWQETLVEAAVDPDFDLGSQKKLQSFNIWKHSYLKTCAAIDQALEHHRKIDAFNSGTTALTIVRQGDNVFLANVGDSRAVLGTPGDNGDMVAVQLTMDFKPNLPQEEERITQCNGRVYSLDEEPGVHRVWLPHEDSPGLAMSRAFGDYCIKNFGVISVPQVIHRHITSKDQFVVLATDGVWDVVSNEEAVQIVWECPEQGKAAKRLVERAADGWRKKRRGIAMDDISAIVLFFHSSSSSPHQFELVPKLN; encoded by the exons ATGGGGCATTTCTCTTCGATGTTCAATGGTCTGGCGAGGTCAATTTCTTCGATAAAGAAAACGAAGAATTTGGAGGATAATGGTGATGGGAAAGAGGCTGTTAAAGCTATGGCGAAGGATGccaagaaaaatgagttgataCTGAGGTCATCTGGGGTTGTGAATGTTGAGGGATCCAACAACTTGGCTTCTGTTTACTCAAAGAGGGGTGAGAAAGGTGTGAATCAAGATTGCTGTATTGTTTGGGAG GAATTTGGGTGTCAAGAAGACATGATCTTCTGTGGGATATTCGACGGGCATGGTCAGTGGGGGCATTTTGTGGCGAAGAATGTTAGAGACTCGATGCCTTCGTCTCTTCTCTGCAACTGGCAAGAAACACTTGTCGAGGCTGCAGTTGATCCTGATTTCGATTTGGGGTCTCAGAAGAAGCTCCAGAGCTTCAATATATGGAAGCATTCTTATCTGAAGACGTGTGCGGCCATTGATCAGGCGCTGGAGCACCACCGCAAGATTGATGCATTCAACAGCGGCACCACAGCATTGACAATTGTTAGACAG GGAGACAATGTGTTCTTAGCCAACGTGGGAGACTCACGTGCTGTGTTGGGTACGCCCGGTGATAATGGGGATATGGTGGCAGTGCAGCTCACCATGGATTTCAAGCCTAATCTACCTC AGGAGGAAGAGCGAATAACGCAGTGCAATGGGAGAGTATACAGCCTGGATGAAGAGCCAGGGGTTCATAGAGTGTGGCTGCCACATGAAGACTCCCCGGGGCTAGCAATGTCTCGGGCTTTCGGGGACTACTGCATCAAGAACTTCGGCGTCATTTCTGTGCCTCAAGTCATCCACAGACATATAACAAGTAAAGACCAGTTCGTGGTGCTGGCCACAGACGGG GTTTGGGACGTTGTATCGAATGAAGAAGCAGTGCAGATTGTGTGGGAGTGTCCGGAGCAGGGAAAAGCTGCAAAGCGGCTGGTGGAGCGGGCGGCCGATGggtggaggaagaagagaagggGAATAGCTATGGATGATATATCAGCAATTGTactgttttttcattcatcttcttcttctcctcacCAATTTGAACTTGTACCTAAGCTCAACTGA
- the LOC125220976 gene encoding uncharacterized protein LOC125220976: MPQVPVIVCEIFDAWGMDFMGTLPIFLWYGVPRAIVSDQGTHFCNCTIEALMRKYGVHHRLSTPYHPQFNGQTKISNREIKAILLVFGKMCHLPLEIEHKAYWAIKEMNMKAQACEEERKLQLQELEELRLESYDSAMWYKERTKLWHDKNLRVKELQVG; encoded by the exons ATGCCCCAAGTTCCAGTAATCGTCTGCGAGATCTTTGATGCATGGGGAATGGATTTTATGGGGACCCTTCCCATCTTCCTATG GTATGGAGTGCCTCGAGCTATAGTCTCAGACCAAGGAACACACTTCTGCAATTGCACCATCGAAGCATTGATGAGGAAATATGGTGTCCACCATAGGTTATCCACACCTTACCACCCTCAGTTTAATGGCCAGACAAAAATTTCTAATCGGGAAATCAAAGCAATATT GTTGGTCTTTGGAAAAATGTGCCACCTACCATTGGAAATAGAACACAAGGCCTATTGGGCCATCAAGgagatgaatatgaaggcACAGGCAtgtgaagaagagagaaagcTGCAATTGCAAGAGCTGGAGGAATTGAGACTGGAATCATATGATTCGGCAATGTGGTACAAGGAGAGAACAAAACTCTGGCATGACAAGAacctccgggtcaaggaaTTGCAAGTTGGGTAG
- the LOC125220975 gene encoding uncharacterized protein LOC125220975 — protein sequence MGCMQTRSKGLPLEPIDLEIEASNRRRNALKRLNQRIRVSSPVQRRSPSPVQEPPSPTLSPVHSPVQFEPHPPFLMDGGNGGNNRNNNPPPPLTNAQLQEQLAALQRRLDQGQNGIPVQNMFAYNGVSHPTIVSNNVDANNFELRRGLLQMVENNVFRGRSTEDPNKHITKFIQICNTTKINEVPDEQIRLRAFPFSLEDDARDWLDSLEPNSIRTWDALVAKFLAKYYPPSEALNRQSAILAFEMTHQESIRGAWERFKSLLKRCSNHGLNPTHQVLVFYKGCLPDAKSELNWSAGGSLIKIGEAAAMEVIERVASNDGTWTNERSKMHRIASASEVSPDSSLANQLELIHKKLDLMGVGSSVQDNLEGVEDVNYIHQGGNRYYNNSRPNQGDGGFNHFGNKPHPNLSYGNPNNALQPPPGFTVSQGMINEPQKRSSEDILNTFMTQSQKNMEHSNKRLKKVENDVHIMATHMKNLEVQMSQIAQSVSGQHKPGQFPGQPTINPKDCKAIHLRSGTSYEGPSMPETPSKPAAEPEKEVATEVEEEELETSSPAVHPEVNTLVKPAEVRVPFPQMLQRKKKNDQFAKFWEIFKKVQINIPLIEALQQMPGYVKFLKEAVAKKKKWEHHETVNLTENCSAILQRIRPSGASEHHQR from the exons ATGG GTTGTATGCAAACACGCTCTAAGGGTTTACCTTTAGAGCCTATTGATCTTGAGATCGAAGCATCCAACAGAAGGAGAAACGCTTTGAAGAGGCTAAACCAGCGGATCCGAGTTTCTTCTCCGGTCCAGAGACGGTCACCTTCACCAGTTCAAGAACCACCGTCACCTACTCTATCACCAGTTCACTCTCCTGTTCAGTTTGAGCCACATCCTCCTTTTCTGATGGATGGAGGAAACGGGGGGAACAACAGGAATAACAATCCACCACCTCCTCTAACGAATGCTCAACTTCAAGAGCAACTCGCAGCATTGCAGAGGCGGTTAGATCAAGGGCAGAATGGGATACCAGTGCAGAATATGTTTGCCTATAATGGGGTGTCCCATCCAACAATCGTTAGCAACAACGTGGATGCTAACAACTTTGAGCTCAGGAGGGGGCTCCTTCAGATGGTAGAGAACAATGTTTTTAGAGGCCGATCCACGGAGGATCCTAACAAACACATCACCAAGTTCATCCAGATCTGCAACACGACGAAAATCAATGAAGTACCGGATGAACAGATAAGATTAAGGGCATTTCCTTTCTCTCTAGAGGATGATGCCCGGGATTGGCTGGACAGTCTGGAGCCCAACTCCATCCGTACGTGGGATGCATTGGTGGCCAAATTCTTAGCAAAATACTATCCTCCGAGTGAAGCTTTGAATAGGCAATCAGCGATTCTAGCATTTGAGATGACTCATCAAGAGAGTATCCGAGGAGCTTGGGAAAGGTTCAAGAGCCTTTTGAAGCGGTGTTCTAATCATGGTTTGAATCCAACCCATCAAGTCCTCGTATTCTACAAGGGGTGCTTGCCTGATGCAAAGAGCGAGCTAAATTGGAGCGCAGGAGGATCACTGATAAAGATTGGTGAGGCGGCAGCAATGGAGGTGATCGAGAGAGTTGCCTCGAATGATGGAACTTGGACTAATGAGAGGAGCAAGATGCACAGAATAGCTTCTGCCTCAGAAGTCAGTCCCGACAGCAGCTTGGCGAATCAATTGGAGCTCATCCACAAGAAGCTGGATCTTATGGGAGTGGGATCATCGGTGCAAGATAACCTAGAAGGTGTAGAAgatgtcaactacatacaCCAAGGGGGCAACAGATACTATAACAACTCCCGCCCCAATCAAGGGGATGGAGGTTTCAACCACTTTGGGAATAAGCCACATCCCAATCTCTCCTATGGGAACCCCAACAATGCCTTGCAGCCACCTCCGGGGTTTACAGTGTCTCAAGGAATGATCAATGAGCCGCAGAAGAGGAGTTCAGAGGACATACTGAATACCTTCATGACCCAGTCTCAGAAGAATATGGAGCATTCAAACAAGAGGCTCAAGAAGGTAGAGAATGATGTGCACATCATGGCGACACATATGAAGAACTTAGAGGTGCAGATGAGTCAGATCGCTCAATCTGTGAGCGGCCAGCATAAGCCAGGGCAATTCCCAGGGCAGCCAACGATAAATCCCAAGGATTGCAAGGCGATTCACTTGAGGAGTGGGACGAGTTATGAGGGTCCTTCCATGCCAGAGACTCCATCAAAACCTGCAGCTGAGCCAGAGAAGGAAGTAGCGACTGAAGTAGAAGAGGAGGAACTCGAGACATCATCTCCTGCAGTTCACCCTGAGGTGAACACACTAGTCAAGCCAGCAGAGGTTAGAGTGCCATTCCCCCAAATGCTgcaaaggaagaagaagaatgatcaGTTCGCTAAATTTTGGGAGATCTTTAAGAAGGTGCAGATTAACATTCCGCTGATTGAGGCACTGCAGCAGATGCCCGGATATGTCAAGTTTCTCAAGGAAGCTGTCgccaaaaagaagaagtggGAGCATCATGAGACCGTCAACTTGACGGAAAACTGTAGTGCGATCTTGCAAAGGATTCGCCCGAGTGGAGCATCGGAGCATCACCAGAGATGA